GAATCAAACACGAGGGAATGAATCCGACGGGCTCGTTCAAGGACCGCGGGATGACCGTCGGCGTGCGGGTCGCGAAGGAACTCGGCGTCGGCCGACTGGCCTGTGCCTCGACGGGCAACACCAGCGCCGCACTCGCGGCCTACGGCTCTCGCGGCGGAATGCAGACGCTCGTGCTCCTCCCCGCGGGGAAAGTCGCCGCCGGCAAGATCGCGCAGGCGAGCCTCCACGGCGCACGCATTCTCGAGGTCGACGGCAACTTCGACGCCTGCCTCGACATCGTCCAGGACCTCGCGGGACAGGGCGAGGCCTACCTGTTGAACTCGCTGAACCCCTTCCGGCTCGAGGGCCAGAAGACGATCGGCCTCGAGATCCTCGAGGGCTTCCTCGCGGATTACGACACCACTCCTGACCGGATCGTGCTCCCGGTCGGCAACGCGGGCAACACGTCGGCGCTGTACAAGGCGTTCCGCGAACTCGTCCAGGCGGGGGAGCTCGCGGAAGCGGACGTGCCGAAACTGACCGGCGTCCAGGCCGAGGGCGCTGCACCGATGGTCGAGGCGATCGAGAACGGTGCCGACGAGACCCGCCGCTGGGAGGACGTCGAGACGCGCGCGACCGCGATTCGGATCGGGAATCCGGTCAACGCACCGAAGGCGCTCCCCGGTATCCGAGAGACCGGCGGGACCGCCGTCGCGGTCTCCGACGAGGAAATCACCGAGGCCCAGCGCGACATCGCCGGCGAGGGGATCGGTGTCGAACCCGCCTCCGCCGCGTCCGTCGCCGGCCTGCGAAAACTCCGCGCCGAAGGCATCGTCGAGGACGACGAACGCGTCGCCTGCCTCACCACCGGCCATCTGCTCAAAGACCCCGACGCGGCAGCCGCCGCGGGCAGCGACCCCGAACCCGTTCCGGGCGATACGCAGGGCGTGCTCGAGCACCTCCAGGAGTAACGTCGGCCGGACGCACGACCCCCGTCAGACGCGTCTGACACCCGACTGACTGAGCTTTTTCCGTACCAGTGTGCTAACTCATACCGAACCATGTCCGCCGAGCAACGAGGACCCACTCCGACCCGTTCCGCCGACGGACGGACGCGACTTCCCCACTCGCACGTGATTCCCGCATCGAACGACTCGACCACCGATCCGCTGGGGCGGCTCGATATCGAGCCGAAACGCCGAGCGCTGCCACTCTCATACCGGATCGAACGGCTGCAGCTCCTCGCTCGGATCGCTGCCCTCGAGCGCGCAGTAGAAACGAGCGAGAATCGCCGGCAGGCCGTTATCGATCGGTACGAACGACTCCTGGCCGACCGCGACGAGACGACCGAGTCAGCAGCAGCTACCGAGACCGCGTCACGAACGTTGTTGGCACGTCTAATCGACTGATACCCACCACGGTATCGCATACGACCACATTCTCCTTTCGCAACCGCTCCCTATAATTTAAATGTCAAAGGGAAGCATCCTGCTATAGGGAGTTCTAATAACCAATGGCAGATACTGATTCGTCTGCGATCTGCCCCGAATGCGACGGCAGATTACGAAAGAACGGCACCGAAATCGTCTGTGAGGACTGCGGACTCGTCTCGGCCGAAGACGCGATCGATCGCGGCCCCGAATGGCGGTCGTTCGAGGACGACGATACCGATCCGCGACGGACCGGCGCACCCCTGACCCGCTCGAGACACTCCCTTAATCGGAATCATCGGCCTCAAATGACCGCCACTCGGTCCGCAATCGATCTGCCAGCATGGGGTTGTGAATTGAAGGACTACAACCCATGTCACACGACGAACTGGAAGAACTTGAACCTGAACAGGCACTCGAGATGTATATTGAGTCTCAGCGCCACGAACTGCGAGAATCTACCATCAAAAGTAAGCGATCCCGCTTAGGGATGTTCGTCGACCATTGTAGAGAGAACGACATAGCGTCTCTGACGGATCTTGACGGCATTGATCTGCACGAGTATCGAATTGAACAGGCAGAGGGAATAGCTCGCCGTACGCTCGTCTCTCGGCTTTCTTCACTCCGTGTTTTCCTCAGATGGGCCGAATCAATTGGAGCTGTTGAGCAAGGATTCCACGAGAAGGTAATCGTTCCCGATGTGGACAGCAGACGTTCCAGTATGATCAACTCAGACCGCGCTCAGACGATTTTAGAATACCTGAGACGGTACGAGTATGCCAGTCGGGATCATCTCGTCATACGCTTATTCTGGCGTACTGGGATGCGTCTCGGAGCGTTACGCGGCCTCGATCTTGATGACTACTTTCCCAGTGGAAACGACGAAACGGATGAGCCATTTCTCCAGCTGCATCACCGCCCCGACACAGGCACTCCGTTGAAGAACGGCAAAGCAGGGGAACGGCCAGTTGGGATATCAGATGAAACACGGCTATTGATCGACGACTACCTCGAGAATAACCGAGTTGATATCACAGACAACAACGGACGGGCATCTTTACTAACGACCAAGCGAGGGAGACCAGGAATAGCAACATTCAGACGCACCGTGTACCGATACACGCGGCCCTGTGCAGTCGGTGAAGACTGTCCGCATGATCGTACGCCATCGGACTGCGAAGCAACTGAGAACACCGACAAAGCGTCTCTGTGTCCGTCAACGGTATCACCGCATGACGTCCGACGTGGTGCGATAACCCACCTTCTCCGAAACGATGTGCCGAAACCGATTGTCTCCGATCGATGCGATGTAAGTCCTGATGTGCTTGACAAACACTATGATCAACGATCGGACCTCGAGAAAATGGAACAGCGACGGAACTATCTGGATAACCTCTAACGGAATATCTGAGTGATCTGGATGCTCTCTCCCTCACATGCGGCAAGTGCGGGTATTCCTGGGACTATAGCGGGAGTCTTTATAGAGCCAGCTGTCTGATCCAGAGAGTATAGAGGACCGCTATTGTTGACCTTCGTTTGGTATTGTTTCCTGAAATTCTAGCACTTCATCCTCTGTTTGATTCAAGCTCAAACTCTCACCTTCGATTTCCGCCTTCGAGAATACCTCCTGCAGAGTTATTCGTTCTTCCATACATCGGTTTGCAGACTCTGCCTTGGCTGTGAAAGAACATTCAACGTTCTTATCGTCAACAATTTCTAACTTCAGCTCGTGACATGGATAGTTGGTGCTTTCTAAGAATGCAGCAAATCCATTGATGCACGCTTTGAGTTCTGCTTTGTAGTCTTCAGGGTTCTTTTCTAATGATTTGTCTGTCTGGTATTTCGCTTGAAGGGCGCCAGCCACAGGGTTATATCTGCACCGTTTCAACGAAATGTCAGACGAAGTTTTAATAAACGATCTAAAATTATTTACGCTCTCTGAGAGTTGTGGATCAGTTTCTGGTTTGTCTTCAAACTCTTCTTCAAATTGGTGTATTGTTGGCCAAAACCTCCAAAACACCATCCTAAGTATTCCTGCGATTAACCCAAACAGAAGCAGAACACCAATAAAATCGATCTCTCCTCTATTCTTCAAAATCACATATATGCCGAATACCACGCTAGGAAGGTACAACAATAATAATACAATTGAAACTATGAGTACGGGCAGACGTGATAAGTTGACTACATCCTCTCTCTTAGCGACCGCTCTGAGATCTTTAGGATATTGGTCTGCTGGCGGTTCTTTCCACACGGCAGCCTGAAGTCTTTGTAGACGAGTTGTCTTATCCAAGGGATTTTCATTAGGTCCCTCCGGGCCGTACACAGATTGGTACATACCATGCATCCAGAC
This portion of the Natrinema salinisoli genome encodes:
- a CDS encoding site-specific integrase, whose translation is MYIESQRHELRESTIKSKRSRLGMFVDHCRENDIASLTDLDGIDLHEYRIEQAEGIARRTLVSRLSSLRVFLRWAESIGAVEQGFHEKVIVPDVDSRRSSMINSDRAQTILEYLRRYEYASRDHLVIRLFWRTGMRLGALRGLDLDDYFPSGNDETDEPFLQLHHRPDTGTPLKNGKAGERPVGISDETRLLIDDYLENNRVDITDNNGRASLLTTKRGRPGIATFRRTVYRYTRPCAVGEDCPHDRTPSDCEATENTDKASLCPSTVSPHDVRRGAITHLLRNDVPKPIVSDRCDVSPDVLDKHYDQRSDLEKMEQRRNYLDNL
- the thrC gene encoding threonine synthase; translation: MSLSLSADQPERPADADDGVWLECIECGETFAPFDDVRYTCDECDGLLEVRYAELPTFDDFEGHGVWRYADALPFESGVSIQEGATPLYEVPRLEDEVGVEALRIKHEGMNPTGSFKDRGMTVGVRVAKELGVGRLACASTGNTSAALAAYGSRGGMQTLVLLPAGKVAAGKIAQASLHGARILEVDGNFDACLDIVQDLAGQGEAYLLNSLNPFRLEGQKTIGLEILEGFLADYDTTPDRIVLPVGNAGNTSALYKAFRELVQAGELAEADVPKLTGVQAEGAAPMVEAIENGADETRRWEDVETRATAIRIGNPVNAPKALPGIRETGGTAVAVSDEEITEAQRDIAGEGIGVEPASAASVAGLRKLRAEGIVEDDERVACLTTGHLLKDPDAAAAAGSDPEPVPGDTQGVLEHLQE